GAGGTAGCGGTTGTTCAGCGAAATGATCTTGATCGGCGTGTCGTACTGCAGGCAGGTCGACAGTTCCTGGATGCACATCTGGATCGAGCCTTCGCCCGTGATGCACAGCACGTCGTCGTCCGGGTGCGCCATCTTGACGCCCATCGCCGCCGGCAGGCCGAAGCCCATCGTGCCGAGGCCGCCGGAGTTGATCCAGCGACGCGGCTTGTTGAAACGGTAGAACTGCGCAGCCCACATCTGGTGCTGGCCGACGTCCGAGCACACGAACGCATTGCCGTCCGTCAGCTCCCACGCCTTCTCGACCACGTACTGCGGCTTGATGATCTCGCTTTCGCGGTCGAACTTCAGGCAGTCCTTCGAGCGCCAGTCCTCGATGTCCTTCCACCATTGCGCGAGCGCCTCGGTGTCGGGGCCGTGCTCGGCCGTCTGCAGTTGCTCGATCAGTTCCTTCAGCACTTCCTTCACGTCGCCGACGATCGGGATGTCGACCTTCACGCGCTTCGAGATCGACGACGGGTCGATGTCGATGTGGATGATCTTGCGCGGACGCGACGCGAAGTGCGCCGGATCGCCGATCACGCGGTCATCGAAGCGGGCACCGATCGCGATCAGCACGTCGCAGTGCTGCATCGCCATGTTCGCTTCGTAGGTGCCGTGCATGCCGAGCATGCCGAGGAATTTCTTGTCCGACGCGCGATAGCCGCCGAGGCCCATCAGCGTGTTCGTGACCGGGTAGCCGAGCAGGTCGGCGAACTGGTTCAGTTCGCGCGACGCGTCGGCGAGGATGATGCCGCCACCCGTGTAGATGTAGGGACGCTTCGCCGTCAGCAGCAGCGACACGGCCTTGCGGATCTGGCCCGAATGGCCCTTCGTGACGGGGTTGTACGAACGCAGCGACACGCTCTTGACGGGCTCGTACTGGCACGGCGTCTTCGAGATGTCTTTCGGGATGTCGATCAGCACCGGGCCCGGACGGCCCGTGCGGGCGATATAGAACGCCTTCTTGACGGTTTCCGCGAGGTCGCGCACGTCCTTCACGAGGAAGTTGTGCTTCACGCATGGACGCGTGATGCCGACGGTGTCGCACTCCTGGAATGCATCCTGGCCGATCGCGGCAGTCGGCACCTGGCCGCTGATCACGACCATCGGGATCGAATCCATGTACGCCGTCGCGATGCCGGTCACCGCGTTGGTGACGCCGGGGCCCGACGTCACGAGGCAGACGCCGACATTGCCGGTGGAACGCGCATACGCATCGGCTGCGTGCACGGCCGCCTGTTCGTGGCGCACCAGCACGTGCTGAATCTTGTCCTGCTTGTAAAGCTCGTCGTAGATGTAGAGAACCGAGCCGCCGGGGTAGCCCCAGATGAATTCGACGTTTTCGTCGGCCAGTGCCTTCATGAGCACGGTACCGCCGATGGAGTCGCTATCGGGAGGGGAAAGGGGTTCCGACGTGGAGAATTCCGCGCTGGGCATGTTCATTTCGACCTTTCGAATTTTCGGCAAAAAATTGATCGGGTGCTCTCTGCCGGGCTTGTGGCTCGGGTTCAAGCGGCGCGTCCAGTTTGAAGGGCGGGCTTCTTGGGCCAGCCTCAAATGAGACCATCACTTCATGTTGCGAATCGCTGACGATAGCGGGTCGCGAATGGGTCGTCAAGCAAAATATCCCGCAGCGCATCATGCGCGCCGTCCGGCACCCCGCCGCCGCGGCTCGCGCGCAACGTGCGGCGCCCAACCCGGTGCCAAGCGGCGCGAAAATTTGATAGCATCCGCGGGTTTTACGAAATTTTTCGACCTTTCACACGCCGCAGTCCGCAGCGCATACCTTTACGGAATGGCATCAGACAAGGAACTCGCCGACTTTCTGGCGGGCGTCGAAAGGCGCGCGTTCAAGCAGGCTGCGTACGCCGTGCGTGACGACGATGCGTCGCTCGACATCGTGCAGGACGCGATGATCAAGCTTGCGGAGAAGTACGGCGACCGGCCGGCGGCCGAGCTGCCGCTGCTTTTTCAGCGGATCCTGCAGAACACGATCCACGACTGGTTCCGCCGGCAGAAGGTCCGCAACACCTGGGTTACGCTCTTCTCGTCGCTGAACAACACCGACGACGACGACTTCGACCCCCTCGAAACGCTCGAATCCGCGAACGACAACGCGGGCGTCGAGAGCAGCGAGCACCGCCTCGAAAGAGAGCAGGTTCTGGCCCTGATCGACGAAGAAATCCAGAAACTTCCGACGCGTCAACGGGAAGCGTTCCTGATGCGTTATTGGGAAGATATGGATGTCGCCGAGACTGCCGCCGCAATGGGGTGCTCCGAAGGCAGCGTGAAGACGCACTGCTCACGAGCCACCCACACCCTGGCGCAAGCGCTCAAGGCCAAAGGAATCACGCTATGAGCTCCGCTCCCGCAAACCGAGAACACGAATTCGCGCTGAAGGTGCGCCGCGCGCTGGACGAGCGCGCGGCCGCATTGCCTGCCGCGACCACCGACCGGCTGGCCGTCGCCCGCCGGGCTGCGCTCGCGCGCAAGAAGCCCGAAGCCGCGACCGCGCCGGTGTTCGTGCCGGCCTTCGCCGGCGCGGCCGGCGCCTACGGCACGGCGCCCACGAGCCGCCCGCAGGCTTCGTTCGCGCGCCGCCTGCTGCGCGCGTGGCCGCTCGCGTTGCTGCTCGCGGGGCTCGTCGGCATCGCCTACTGGGAAGACATGCAGCGCACCGCCGAACTCGCCGACATCGACGCGGCGATGCTCAGCGACGATCTGCCGCTCAACGCGTATCTCGATCACGGGTTCAACGCGTATCTTTCGCGCGCTCACTAACAGACAATAACGAGGGGATCGCACGGGTGAGTCAGAAGCGCGGCCTGGCCGTATTTTTCGGATGCGTGATCGCGATCGCCGTTTCCTACGTCGCCACGTATTCTCGATTCCACCCGGCCCCTGCGACGACCGCCGCCGCGGCCAGCAGCCCGGCCGCACCCGCGTCGGCCGCGACCGGGCCGACCACCGAACTTCCCCCGCTGCCGCTGCCCGCCGCCACCGGCCCGCTGTCGTGGGCGCGCCTCACGCCGGCGCAGCACGCGGCACTTGCGCCGTTCGCCGACCAGTGGGACGGCTTCAGTGATGCCCGCAAGCGAAAATGGCTGAAAATCGCGTCGCGTTTCGCGAAGTTGACGCCCGATGATCAAAAGCGCCTGCAGGAACGGATGACCGAATGGGCGCGGATGACGCCCGAGCAGCGCCGCGTCGCGCGCGAGAACTACCAGAGCGCGAAGGAGCTTTCCGCACAGGCGCGCGAGCGCGCGTGGAAGGCCTACCAGCAACTCCCCGAGGAGCAGAAGGAACGTCTCGCGGCCGCCGAGCGCCGCCGCCGGCCAAGCGTCGTCAGCGCACCGCCGACCGTCGCCGACCGTGACGTCCGCCGCCTCGTCAATTCGCACGAACACCCGGCAAGCGGCGCTGCCACCGCACCGGCACCCGTATCGGCCGGCGCCGCCGCGACGCCGGTGCCCGCGTCGTCGACAGCCGGCACCGCATCCGCACCAGCCGCCGTGGCGCCGGTGTCGCCCGCCGACGCGCCTTCGCTGTTCAAGGGCTCCTGAGCGGCCGTGGCGAACGCCCGCGCACCCGAGACCCCGGCCGCCGCGCCGTCCGTGCGGCGGCGCCTCGCCGCGCTGCTCTACGAAAGCGTGCTGCTGTTCGGCGTCGTGTTCTTCGCCGGGCTCGCGTTCAGCCTCGCGACGCAGCAGCGCAACGGCCTCGTCCATCACAACCTGCTCTCCGCATGGGTCGCGCTCGTGGTCGGCGCGTACTTCGTCTGGTTCTGGACGCACGGCGGCCAGACGCTGCCGATGAAGACCTGGCGGCTGCGGCTCGAATCGTCGAGCGGCAGGCCGCTGAGCGCCGGCCACGCGCTCGTCCGCTATGCGCTCGGCTGGCTGTGGTTCCTGCCGCCGCTCGCGCTGCATCCGCTCCTCGGCCTGTCGGTGCCCGTCACGCTCGCGCTCGCCGCCGCGTGGATCGTCGCGTGGGCCGGCGCCGCCCGGCTGCATGCCGGCCGCCAGTTCCCGCACGACCGGATCGCACGCACGCGCGTCGTCGCCATGCCGCGCTGACGCGCCGCATTCGCCATACGAAAACGGCTCGCCCAGGCTTCCCCCGTCCGGCCTGACGCCTTGCCGGACAATCGCCGACCGTTTGGTGCGACAGATTACACAACCCCCTTTCATTCACTGCTAAACACCCTGCGGCGGTCGTAATAAGAACGTCTCGTGACTGTCACGGCACAGTCACGCCCGCATGGCGGAATGCCGGTAATGTCAACCGGCGCGAGTCATGCATGGGCCAGAAAACGTCTGCGACCTCCCTGTTCCGTCACCCGCTCGGCGCCCGCGCCGCCACCGCCTTCCTGTCCGGCTCGGCCGCAATCGATGGCGTGGTGTCGCAAGAACCGCCAGCCGCGCACGCCACGCAGCACGACGACCCCGACCCGTCCGCCCATCGCTACCGCACCATCTGGCTGTCCGACATCCACCTCGGCTCGAGCGGCTGCCAGGCGCCGTACCTGCTCGACTTCCTGCGCCACAACGATTCGGAATACCTGTACCTCGTCGGCGACATCATCGACGGCTGGCAGCTGAAGAAAGGCTGGTACTGGCCGCAGGCGCACAACGACGTCGTGCAGAAGATCCTGCGCAAGGCGCGCAAGGGCACCCAGGTCGTCTACATCCCCGGCAACCACGACGAAGGCGCGCGGCAGTTCTGCGATCTCGCGTTCGGCGACATCCAGGTGCGCGGCGAGGCGTTCCACACGACGCTCGCAGGCAAACGTTTGTGGATCGTGCACGGCGACCTGTTCGACGGCGTGATCCAGCACGCGAAGTGGCTCGCGTACCTCGGCGACACGCTCTACACGCTGATCCTCGTGCTGAACCGCTGGTTCAACCGGATCCGCAGCCGGCTCGGCTTCCAGTACTGGTCGCTGTCGCAGTACCTGAAGCACCAGGTAAAGAACGCGGTCAACTTCATCTCGCAGTTCGAGACCGTGATGACCGACGAGGCGCGCCGCCGCGGCTGCGACGGCGTCGTGTGCGGCCACATCCACAAGGCGGAGATCCGCGACATCGACGGCGTGCTGTACTGCAACGACGGCGACTGGGTCGAAAGCCTGTCCGCGCTCGTCGAAACGATGGAAGGCGAACTGAAGATCGTCTACTGGACGGTGATGCGCACCGCGCCGTCGGAGACCACGTCGCGCAAGGCCAAGGCCACTGCCTGACACAACCCTACTTACAGGACACATGCCGCGATGAAGATCATGATCGTCACCGACGCGTGGGAACCGCAGGTCAACGGCGTCGTGCGCACGCTGAAGAGCACGTCGCGTGAACTCACGGCGCTCGGCCACCGCGTCGAACTGCTGACGCCGCTGGAATTCCGCACGGTGCCCTGCCCGACCTACCCCGAGATCCGCCTGTCGATCCTGCCGTACCGCAAGCTGCGCGCGCGGATCGACGCGTTCGCGCCCGATGCGCTGCACATCGCGACCGAAGGCCCGCTCGGCCTCGCCGCGCGACGCTATGCGCGCACGCACAAGCTGCCGTATACGACCGCGTACCACACGCGCTTTCCGGAATACGTGCAGGCGCGCTTCGGCATCCCGCTGGCCGCGACCTACCGCTTCCTGCACTGGTTCCACGGCCCGTCGCTCTCGGTAATGGCGCCGACGCCGGTCGTCAAGCAGGATCTCGAGAAATTCGGCTTCACGAACGTCGTGCTGTGGACCCGCGGCGTCGACCTCGACGTGTTCCGGCCGATTGAATCGAAGGTGCTCAATACCGCGCGGCCGATCTTCCTGTACGTGGGCCGCGTCGCGATCGAGAAGAACGTCGAGGCGTTCCTGCGCCTCGACCTGCCCGGCTCGAAGTGGGTCGCGGGCGAGGGTCCTGCGCTCGCGGAGCTGAAGTCGCGCTATCCGGAGGTGAACTATCTCGGCGTGCTGTCACAGGCCGAGCTCGCGAAGGTGTATGCTGCGGCCGACGTGTTCGTGTTCCCGAGTCGCACCGACACGTTCGGCCTCGTGCTGCTCGAGGCGCTCGCCTGCGGCACGCCGGTTGCCGCATATCCCGTCACGGGCCCGATCGACGTGCTCGGCGACAGCGATGCCGGCGCGATGCACGAGGACCTGCAGGAAGCCTGCCTCGAGGCGCTGAAGATCGAACGCACGACGGCGCGCGCGTGGGCGGAACGCTTCTCGTGGCGCGCGGCATCCGAGCAGTTCGCGTCGCATCTGAAGCCGCTGCCGAAGACCGCGTACTCGCCAGCCGAAGGTGCCGCCGTTTGAAACGAGACCTGAACGACAAGACCCCGCCCACCGCCGCGACGCAGCAACGACACCGCCCGTTCGACGAAGAAGAGCCGCACGCCGAAGCGGACCCGCACGAGCCGCTCGGCCCCGACGATCGACTGACGCCGCTGCCGCCGAACCCGTACAAGCGCCACCGCGGCATTACGCGCGCGTGGTACGCGCTCAAGCATTCGCTGAACGGCTTTCGTGTCGCGATCCGCGAGGAGAGCGCGTTTCGCCAGGAGCTCACGCTCGCCGCGCTGATGCTCCCGATCGGCGCCTTCGCGCCGGTACCGGCCGCATCGCACGCGCTGCTGATCGGCTCGGTGCTGCTCGTGCTGATCGTCGAGTTGCTGAACTCGAGCGTCGAGGCCGCGATCGACCGCATCTCGCTCGAACGCCACGAGCTCTCCAAGCGCGCGAAGGACCTCGGCAGCGCGGCCGTGACGGTCGCGCTGTTCGCGTGCGTGACGACGTGGGGCTTCGTGCTCGGCCCGGTCGTCGCACACTGGCTCGGCTTCTAGACGGCCGCCCGGCGGGCGCCTTCCGCACCGTCTGCGTGCGGCGCTGCACCATACACCGCGCGGGGCCGCGATCACGAAATGCGCCCGATGTGGCGAAACCCCGGTTTATAATCGTCCGCTAGACATAGAACAGCAACCCGCGCCGGACGAATCTCGCAGCATCGATTGCAGCGCCCGCCAGTCCGGCACACACAGGGCCGGACGACATGGAAGCGAAACCTCCCCGCCGCACCCGCGAACGGATTCTCGAGTTGTCGTTGAAACTCTTCAACGAGATCGGCGAGCCGAACGTCACGACCACGACGATCGCCGAGGAAATGGAAATCAGTCCAGGCAACCTGTACTACCATTTCCGCAACAAGGACGACATCATCAACAGCATCTTCGCGCAGTTCGAGCAGCAGATCGAACGGCGGCTGCGCTTCCCCGAAGATCATCGTCCGACGATCGACGAAACCTGGTCGTACCTGCAGTACATGGCCGATTTCATGTGGACCTACCGGTTCCTGTATCGCGACCTCAACGACCTGCTCGCCCGCAACCGCACGCTCGAGACGCACTTCAAGCAGATCATCAGCCACAAGGTGCGCTTCGCGCACGATATGTGCGAGCTGCTCGTGTCCGACGCCGAGATGGTCGCGACCCCCGCCGAGATCGAGGTCATCGCGACCAACATGGCCGTCATCTCGACGTACTGGCTGTCGTATCAGTACGTGATGCATCCGCGCAAATACAACGACCAGGACGCGATCCGCGAGGAACTGCACCAGGTCAGCATGCACGTGATCTCCGTGATGGCACCGTACCTGCGCGGCCGTTCGCGCCAGCTGTTCGACGATCTGGTCTCCGGCAAGCTGCCCAAGCGACAGTTCACCGACTACCTGCCGCCGCGCGACGGTTCGCCGCGCCCTGCCGGCGGGCCGGTCACCGTTGGGCAGCCCCCGGTCAAGGACGCCAAGCAATGAAGGCAGTCTGCGTTTACTGCGGCTCGTCGTCCGGCGTGCGGCCCGTCTATGCCGACGCCGCGCGCGCATTCGGCCGTGCGCTCGTCGATGCAGGCCTCACGCTCGTCTACGGCGGCGGCCGCGTCGGCCTGATGGGCGTGATCGCCGACGAAGTGATGGCGGCCGGCGGGCATGCGGTCGGCGTGATCCCCGAACTGCTCGTCGACAAGGAAGTCGGCCATACGGGGCTGTCGGAACTGCACGTCGTGCCCGACATGCACCACCGCAAGAAAATGATGGCCGACCTCGCCGACGCATTCGTCGCGATGCCCGGCGGCGCCGGCACGCTCGAGGAGCTCTTCGAGGTCTACACGTGGGCGCAGCTCGGCTATCACCGCAAACCCGTCGCGCTCTACAACATCGATTCGTTCTACGATCCGCTGATCGCACTGCTGCGCCATACGGTCGACGAGGGTTTCATGCAGCCGGCCTATTTCGACGCGCTGTGCGTCGATTCGGAACCCGTCGAACTGATCGAGCGGCTGCGCCGCTACCAGCCACCCGCCCGCGACAAGTGGGCGCCCGACTCGGCGAAGTAACCTTCCCCGGGACCCGCACGCGATGACCTCACCGTCCGGCCGCAAGGCCGTCCTCATCACCGGCGCGAGCCGCGGCATCGGCCGCGCGACCGCCGTGCTCGCAGCCGAGCGCGGCTGGGACGTCGGCATCAACTATGCGCGCGACGCGGCGGCGGCCGAACGCGCCGCGCAGGCCGTCCGCGACGCGGGCGGCCGTGCGTGCGTCGTTGCGGGCGACGTCGCGAACGAGGCCGATGTCGTCGCGATGTTCGACACCGTCGCTGCCGCATTCGGACGCCTCGACGCGCTCGTCAACAACGCGGGCATCGTCGCGCCATCGATGCCGCTCGCCGACATGCCGGCCGATCGGCTGCGGCGGATGTTCGACACCAACGTGCTCGGCGCGTACCTGTGTGCGCGCGAAGCCGCGCGCCGGCTGTCCACCGACCGCGGCGGCCGCGGCGGCGCGATCGTCAATGTGTCGTCGATCGCGTCCCGGCTCGGCTCGCCGAACGAATACGTCGACTACGCGGGCTCGAAAGGCGCGGTCGACTCGCTGACGATCGGTCTTGCGAAGGAACTCGGCCCGCACGGCGTGCGCGTCAACGCGGTGCGCCCCGGCCTGATCGAGACCGAAATCCACGCGAGCGGCGGCCAGCCGGGCCGGGCGGCCCGCCTCGGCGCACAGACGCCACTCGGCCGCGCGGGCGAAGCGCAGGAGATCGCCGAAGCGATCGTCTGGCTGCTTGGCGACGCGGCGTCTTACACGACGGGCGCCCTGCTCGACGTCGGCGGCGGCCGGTAACCCGCACTTGCGGCGCATCAAAAGCGCCGCCTGAATCAATTCGTCGTCACGACACCACAAATCTCCACAATTCCGTGACACTATCAGTAAACGTCCGTAACAATTCCATGATCTACTAGCGGACGTTCAGACAGTCGTCATCCACGCCTGTCCGTCGCCGCTTTGATATGGCACTTATCGGTCCGGCCCATGTCGCCGAACCGGCTCGCCCAGACCCGAGATCTTTTCCATGCCTGGAACCGCAGCGCCCAGCCGGCGACGCACGTCTGTGCCCGCTCCGGCCCCGCACACCCGCTCGACCGCCGACGCCGGCCTCACCGCGACGCCCGACGCCGCCGGTACGCCTGCCGTGGCCGCAACGGCCGCGACCGGCACCACCCGCGACCGCTCGCTCCTGCTCGGCTGGCGGGCCTGGCTGTTCGTCGCCGCACTGGTCTGCGCGTATACGCTGCCGGGCGTGCTCGGCCACGATCCGTGGAAACAGGACGAAACCTACACGTTCGGCATCATCCAGCACATGCTCGAGACCGGCGACTTCGTCGTGCCCACCAATGCCGGCCTGCCGTTCATGGAAAAGCCGCCGCTTTACGCGTGGGTCGCGACCAGCCTCGCGTGGCTGCTGCAGCGTGTGATGCCGCTGCACGACGCAGCACGGCTCGCGAGCGCGCTGTTCGCCGCGCTCGCGTTCGGCTTCATCGCGCGCGCGGCGCGCGTAGCCAACCGCACAGACAGCTGGTTCGACCTGCGCGTGATCGGCCCCGTCGTGCTGAGCGCGGGCACGCTCGTCGTGATCAAGCACATGCACGACATGATGACGGACGTCGCGCTGTTCGCCGGCACGGCGATGGGCTTCTGCGGGCTGCTCGAACTCGTGATGCAGCACGTCGCGCGCGCGCAGCAAATGCGGCACGGGCTGCCGGTCCAGCCGTCGGGCCGCTGGGCCGCGCCGATCTTCGGCGCGGGCGTCGGCATCGCGCTGATGACGAAGGGGCTGTTCGTGCCGCTCGTGTTCGCGGCCACCCTCACGGGCACGCTCGTGCTCTACCCGGCCTGCCGCACCCGCTCGTTCGCACGCGCGCTCGGCGTCGCCGCGCTCGTGTTCGCGCCGTTCGCGCTCATCTGGCCGACCGCGCTGTTCCTGCGCTCCGAGACGCTGTTCATGACGTGGTTCTGGGACAACAACGTCGGCCGCTTCTTCGGTTTCTCCGTCCCCGAGCTGGGCGCGGAAAACGACAAGCCTTTCTTTATCCTGCGCGCCTTCCTGCTCGTCGGCTTCCCGGTCGCACCGCTCGCGATCGTTGCGCTCGCGCGCGGTGCATGGCGCGACTGGCGCACGCCGCGCATCGCGCTGCCCGTGCTGTTCGCCGGCATCGGGCTCGTGGTGCTGCAAGTGTCCGCGACGTCGCGTCAGCTCTACATCCTGCCGTTCTTCGCACCGCTCGCGCTGGTCGCCGCGCAGGCGATCGAACGCCTTCCGCGCCGGCTGCATCTCGCATGGGATTACCTGAGCCGCATCCTGTTCGGCACGGCCGCCGCGCTCGCATGGGCGATCTGGGCGGTAATGGCCAATCC
The nucleotide sequence above comes from Burkholderia pyrrocinia. Encoded proteins:
- a CDS encoding acetolactate synthase 3 catalytic subunit, which encodes MNMPSAEFSTSEPLSPPDSDSIGGTVLMKALADENVEFIWGYPGGSVLYIYDELYKQDKIQHVLVRHEQAAVHAADAYARSTGNVGVCLVTSGPGVTNAVTGIATAYMDSIPMVVISGQVPTAAIGQDAFQECDTVGITRPCVKHNFLVKDVRDLAETVKKAFYIARTGRPGPVLIDIPKDISKTPCQYEPVKSVSLRSYNPVTKGHSGQIRKAVSLLLTAKRPYIYTGGGIILADASRELNQFADLLGYPVTNTLMGLGGYRASDKKFLGMLGMHGTYEANMAMQHCDVLIAIGARFDDRVIGDPAHFASRPRKIIHIDIDPSSISKRVKVDIPIVGDVKEVLKELIEQLQTAEHGPDTEALAQWWKDIEDWRSKDCLKFDRESEIIKPQYVVEKAWELTDGNAFVCSDVGQHQMWAAQFYRFNKPRRWINSGGLGTMGFGLPAAMGVKMAHPDDDVLCITGEGSIQMCIQELSTCLQYDTPIKIISLNNRYLGMVRQWQQIEYSKRYSHSYMDALPDFVKLAEAYGHVGMRIEKTADVEPALKEALRLKDRTVFLDFQTDPTENVWPMVQAGKGITEMLLGSEDL
- a CDS encoding RNA polymerase sigma factor; this translates as MASDKELADFLAGVERRAFKQAAYAVRDDDASLDIVQDAMIKLAEKYGDRPAAELPLLFQRILQNTIHDWFRRQKVRNTWVTLFSSLNNTDDDDFDPLETLESANDNAGVESSEHRLEREQVLALIDEEIQKLPTRQREAFLMRYWEDMDVAETAAAMGCSEGSVKTHCSRATHTLAQALKAKGITL
- a CDS encoding DUF3619 family protein, producing MSSAPANREHEFALKVRRALDERAAALPAATTDRLAVARRAALARKKPEAATAPVFVPAFAGAAGAYGTAPTSRPQASFARRLLRAWPLALLLAGLVGIAYWEDMQRTAELADIDAAMLSDDLPLNAYLDHGFNAYLSRAH
- a CDS encoding DUF3106 domain-containing protein, with the protein product MSQKRGLAVFFGCVIAIAVSYVATYSRFHPAPATTAAAASSPAAPASAATGPTTELPPLPLPAATGPLSWARLTPAQHAALAPFADQWDGFSDARKRKWLKIASRFAKLTPDDQKRLQERMTEWARMTPEQRRVARENYQSAKELSAQARERAWKAYQQLPEEQKERLAAAERRRRPSVVSAPPTVADRDVRRLVNSHEHPASGAATAPAPVSAGAAATPVPASSTAGTASAPAAVAPVSPADAPSLFKGS
- a CDS encoding RDD family protein, with the translated sequence MANARAPETPAAAPSVRRRLAALLYESVLLFGVVFFAGLAFSLATQQRNGLVHHNLLSAWVALVVGAYFVWFWTHGGQTLPMKTWRLRLESSSGRPLSAGHALVRYALGWLWFLPPLALHPLLGLSVPVTLALAAAWIVAWAGAARLHAGRQFPHDRIARTRVVAMPR
- a CDS encoding UDP-2,3-diacylglucosamine diphosphatase, producing MGQKTSATSLFRHPLGARAATAFLSGSAAIDGVVSQEPPAAHATQHDDPDPSAHRYRTIWLSDIHLGSSGCQAPYLLDFLRHNDSEYLYLVGDIIDGWQLKKGWYWPQAHNDVVQKILRKARKGTQVVYIPGNHDEGARQFCDLAFGDIQVRGEAFHTTLAGKRLWIVHGDLFDGVIQHAKWLAYLGDTLYTLILVLNRWFNRIRSRLGFQYWSLSQYLKHQVKNAVNFISQFETVMTDEARRRGCDGVVCGHIHKAEIRDIDGVLYCNDGDWVESLSALVETMEGELKIVYWTVMRTAPSETTSRKAKATA
- a CDS encoding glycosyltransferase family 4 protein, which translates into the protein MKIMIVTDAWEPQVNGVVRTLKSTSRELTALGHRVELLTPLEFRTVPCPTYPEIRLSILPYRKLRARIDAFAPDALHIATEGPLGLAARRYARTHKLPYTTAYHTRFPEYVQARFGIPLAATYRFLHWFHGPSLSVMAPTPVVKQDLEKFGFTNVVLWTRGVDLDVFRPIESKVLNTARPIFLYVGRVAIEKNVEAFLRLDLPGSKWVAGEGPALAELKSRYPEVNYLGVLSQAELAKVYAAADVFVFPSRTDTFGLVLLEALACGTPVAAYPVTGPIDVLGDSDAGAMHEDLQEACLEALKIERTTARAWAERFSWRAASEQFASHLKPLPKTAYSPAEGAAV
- a CDS encoding diacylglycerol kinase, translating into MKRDLNDKTPPTAATQQRHRPFDEEEPHAEADPHEPLGPDDRLTPLPPNPYKRHRGITRAWYALKHSLNGFRVAIREESAFRQELTLAALMLPIGAFAPVPAASHALLIGSVLLVLIVELLNSSVEAAIDRISLERHELSKRAKDLGSAAVTVALFACVTTWGFVLGPVVAHWLGF
- a CDS encoding TetR/AcrR family transcriptional regulator; protein product: MEAKPPRRTRERILELSLKLFNEIGEPNVTTTTIAEEMEISPGNLYYHFRNKDDIINSIFAQFEQQIERRLRFPEDHRPTIDETWSYLQYMADFMWTYRFLYRDLNDLLARNRTLETHFKQIISHKVRFAHDMCELLVSDAEMVATPAEIEVIATNMAVISTYWLSYQYVMHPRKYNDQDAIREELHQVSMHVISVMAPYLRGRSRQLFDDLVSGKLPKRQFTDYLPPRDGSPRPAGGPVTVGQPPVKDAKQ
- a CDS encoding TIGR00730 family Rossman fold protein, coding for MKAVCVYCGSSSGVRPVYADAARAFGRALVDAGLTLVYGGGRVGLMGVIADEVMAAGGHAVGVIPELLVDKEVGHTGLSELHVVPDMHHRKKMMADLADAFVAMPGGAGTLEELFEVYTWAQLGYHRKPVALYNIDSFYDPLIALLRHTVDEGFMQPAYFDALCVDSEPVELIERLRRYQPPARDKWAPDSAK
- a CDS encoding SDR family oxidoreductase — its product is MTSPSGRKAVLITGASRGIGRATAVLAAERGWDVGINYARDAAAAERAAQAVRDAGGRACVVAGDVANEADVVAMFDTVAAAFGRLDALVNNAGIVAPSMPLADMPADRLRRMFDTNVLGAYLCAREAARRLSTDRGGRGGAIVNVSSIASRLGSPNEYVDYAGSKGAVDSLTIGLAKELGPHGVRVNAVRPGLIETEIHASGGQPGRAARLGAQTPLGRAGEAQEIAEAIVWLLGDAASYTTGALLDVGGGR
- a CDS encoding ArnT family glycosyltransferase; this translates as MPGTAAPSRRRTSVPAPAPHTRSTADAGLTATPDAAGTPAVAATAATGTTRDRSLLLGWRAWLFVAALVCAYTLPGVLGHDPWKQDETYTFGIIQHMLETGDFVVPTNAGLPFMEKPPLYAWVATSLAWLLQRVMPLHDAARLASALFAALAFGFIARAARVANRTDSWFDLRVIGPVVLSAGTLVVIKHMHDMMTDVALFAGTAMGFCGLLELVMQHVARAQQMRHGLPVQPSGRWAAPIFGAGVGIALMTKGLFVPLVFAATLTGTLVLYPACRTRSFARALGVAALVFAPFALIWPTALFLRSETLFMTWFWDNNVGRFFGFSVPELGAENDKPFFILRAFLLVGFPVAPLAIVALARGAWRDWRTPRIALPVLFAGIGLVVLQVSATSRQLYILPFFAPLALVAAQAIERLPRRLHLAWDYLSRILFGTAAALAWAIWAVMANPGVSRADLAPLGRWLPLDWTMPIEPALVIGALVLTVGWLSLLPKLRTTGLWRGALSWGAGALVAWGLIYTLLLPWLDIAKSYRSVFDDLNAHLALEWNDGDCMASLHGLGESEAPMLYYFSGIQHTPINDAKTTRCTWMIVQGVRAVDPAPGSEWKLFWTGARPGDNEELLRVYVRTPEQHLQ